One window from the genome of Vicia villosa cultivar HV-30 ecotype Madison, WI unplaced genomic scaffold, Vvil1.0 ctg.000622F_1_1, whole genome shotgun sequence encodes:
- the LOC131629929 gene encoding uncharacterized protein LOC131629929, with protein MGDFNNVLKTQDRIGGQMVIEKEFLDLPNFMDTKGSSEMESNGDYYTWSNKHHVGTIYSKIDRVIANADWFQNHLNTTLKFLPPQVSDHALLLLTSQHHIRYKKRFRFINCVTKVAGFMDTIKANWNLPLEGRPMYVLWSKMKRLQPVMYKLNNSLTLSTQNIVQARKKLERIQIELINDRMNSNLIEEAKINTENLVYWQEVEVSILKQRAKLKWLKDGDGNSAFFHAAVKGKHTSKALTMLIKDDDGVLNSQTDIEREIMAFYGTLIGKSDDELQGIDVGAMRRGAQISKTQRCNMEKPISEA; from the coding sequence ATGGGGGATTTCAATAATGTTTTGAAGACTCAAGATAGAATTGGAGGTCAGATGGTCATTGAGAAGGAATTCCTGGATCTGCCAAATTTCATGGATACAAAAGGCTCATCTGAAATGGAGAGTAATGGTGATTATTATACTTGGTCTAATAAGCATCATGTAGGGACTATATACTCCAAAATTGATAGAGTGATAGCTAATGCTGATTGGTTTCAGAATCATCTTAACACTACTCTTAAGTTTCTTCCTCCTCAAGTTTCTGATCATGCATTATTGCTCCTTACTAGTCAACATCATATTAGATATAAAAAGAGATTCAGATTTATTAATTGTGTCACTAAAGTTGCTGGATTTATGGACACTATCAAAGCTAATTGGAACCTTCCCCTTGAAGGAAGACCAATGTATGTTCTTTGGTCCAAGATGAAGAGACTTCAACCGGTTATGTATAAATTGAATAATTCTCTCACTCTTTCGACTCAAAATATTGTGCAGGCTAGAAAGAAGCTGGAGAGGATTCAAATTGAGCTGATCAATGATAGAATGAATAGTAATCTGATTGAGGAAGCCAAAATCAACACTGAAAATCTTGTTTATTGGCAAGAGGTGGAAGTATCTATTTTAAAACAGAGGGCTAAGCTTAAGTGGTTGAAAGATGGAGATGGTAATTCAGCTTTCTTTCATGCTGCAGTTAAAGGCAAGCACACTTCCAAGGCTTTAACAATGTTAATAAAAGATGATGATGGAGTTTTAAATTCTCAGACTGATATTGAAAGAGAAATTATGGCCTTCTATGGTACTCTCATAGGCAAAAGTGATGATGAGCTTCAAGGTATTGATGTAGGTGCTATGAGGAGAGGTGCACAAATATCCAAGACTCAGAGGTGTAACATGGAAAAACCTATTAGTGAAGCATAA
- the LOC131629930 gene encoding uncharacterized protein LOC131629930: MKVIQSLVLYALGGELSMHYVKNFMIKNWNFVQLPDMYYHEDGYFILRFKSYKERDDVLMKGPYFFINMPLLIREWRVDFNLQTDLLRTLPIWVKLPNLPLYLWGETSLNKIGSALGVPIVTDECTANRLRISYARILVEMDITKDLPIEITIRDNVGEKMQQAIDYKWRPILCGRCQKFGHHCDKPKPKVKVWQPKPKPPGDIKNQTPLAESSTSPLDEKKAQNSPIKAAETLTVEETTETWTSVNKNVVLETWYGVSDEDGDGRRVTVVECGGATVKMGMVGGCERVKRGFRRENEGEREKRMRV; the protein is encoded by the exons atGAAGGTTATACAATCTCTTGTGTTGTATGCTCTAGGAGGTGAGTTAAGTATGCATTATGTTAAGAACTTCATGATTAAGAATTGGAATTTTGTTCAATTACCTGATATGTACTATCATGAAGATGGTTACTTTATCCTTAGGTTTAAGTCGTATAAAGAGAgggatgatgttttgatgaaGGGTCCTTATTTCTTTATAAATATGCCTTTGCTTATTCGAGAATGGAGAGTTGACTTTAACCTGCAGACTGATCTTCTTCGCACTCTTCCCATATGGGTTAAATTACCAAACCTTCCCTTATACTTATGGGGTGAAACAAGCCTAAATAAGATTGGAAGTGCTCTTGGGGTTCCCATAGTGACTGATGAGTGCACTGCAAATAGATTAAGAATTTCATATGCTCGGATTCTGGTTGAGATGGACATTACAAAAGATTTACCTATTGAGATAACCATTAGAGACAATGTCGGGGAGAAAATGCAGCAAGCTATAGACTATAAATGGCGTCCTATTTTATGTGGAAGATGTCAAAAATTTGGCCATCACTGTGATAAACCTAAGCCCAAAGTGAAGGTATGGCAACCAAAACCTAAACCACCAGGTGATATCAAGAACCAAACCCCTCTAGCTGAAAGCAGTACATCACCTCTAGATGAGAAAAAAGCTCAGAATTCTCCCATTAAAGCAGCTGAAACTCTTACAGTGGAGGAGACTACTGAGACATGGACTTCTGTTAACAAAAATG TGGTACTTGAAACTTGGTATGGTGTTAGTGATGAAGATGGAGATGGAAGGAGAGTCACTGTGGTTGAATGTGGTGGTGCCACGGTGAAGATGGGAATGGTTGGTGGTTGTG AGAGAGTGAAGAGAGGTTTTAGGAGAGAGAATGAAGGAGAGAGGGAAAAGAGAATGAGAGTGTGA